The following are encoded in a window of Magnetovibrio sp. genomic DNA:
- the lexA gene encoding transcriptional repressor LexA encodes MLTTKQYELLLLIEARINEAGVPPSFEEMKNALGLKSKSGIHRLISGLEERGFIRRLPHRARALEVLKMPENVERDRENQREQASTSETPSHMANVVKGEFGAKPTPAHTAPDSGVELPFLGRIAAGTPIEAISDPTSFIEVPPSMLGGGDHYCLEVDGDSMIDAGIFDGDTVIIQKTERTENGAIVVALVDNEEATLKYIHKKGDKVALEPANKDYETRIFGPDRVQVQGRLVGLLRKY; translated from the coding sequence ATGCTGACAACCAAACAGTACGAACTTCTGCTTTTGATCGAAGCGCGCATCAACGAAGCCGGAGTGCCGCCGTCGTTCGAAGAAATGAAAAATGCCTTGGGTCTAAAGTCCAAATCGGGCATTCACCGCCTCATCAGCGGTTTGGAAGAACGTGGCTTCATCCGTCGCCTGCCCCATCGCGCCCGCGCGCTTGAAGTCCTCAAGATGCCGGAAAACGTCGAGCGCGACCGTGAAAACCAACGCGAACAAGCCTCCACATCCGAAACGCCGTCGCACATGGCCAACGTGGTCAAGGGTGAATTCGGCGCCAAGCCGACCCCCGCCCACACCGCGCCCGATAGCGGCGTGGAACTACCATTTTTGGGCCGCATCGCTGCGGGCACGCCGATCGAAGCGATTTCCGATCCCACCTCGTTCATCGAAGTGCCGCCGAGCATGCTTGGCGGTGGCGATCACTATTGCCTGGAAGTCGACGGTGATTCGATGATCGACGCGGGCATTTTCGACGGCGACACGGTGATCATCCAAAAGACCGAACGCACCGAAAACGGCGCGATCGTCGTCGCCTTGGTCGACAACGAGGAAGCGACCCTCAAATACATCCACAAAAAAGGCGACAAGGTCGCCTTGGAACCGGCCAACAAAGACTACGAAACCCGTATTTTCGGCCCCGACCGCGTGCAGGTCCAAGGCCGCTTGGTGGGCCTGCTGCGCAAATATTGA
- a CDS encoding N-acetyltransferase, which translates to MRIREEQPDDFEGIRAVNDAAFGGTDESELIDRLREADLVITALVAEEYGEIVGHILFSELEVTSDDHKRSIRAAALAPMAVAPTHQRLGIGSELVRQGLEKCRENGIEAVVVVGHERFYPRFGFSAQIAECLKSPFSGPFSMVLTLKQGVFDDFSGFVIYPDAFCLDI; encoded by the coding sequence ATGCGCATCCGCGAAGAGCAACCGGACGACTTTGAGGGCATTCGCGCCGTGAATGACGCCGCGTTCGGCGGCACGGACGAGTCTGAATTGATCGATCGCCTGCGCGAGGCTGATTTGGTGATAACCGCGCTTGTGGCGGAAGAATATGGCGAAATCGTCGGTCACATCCTGTTTTCAGAGCTTGAGGTGACCTCTGACGACCACAAGAGGTCCATTCGCGCAGCAGCCCTTGCCCCCATGGCGGTAGCTCCGACCCACCAGCGACTCGGCATCGGATCTGAACTTGTACGTCAAGGTCTTGAAAAATGTCGTGAAAACGGCATCGAAGCGGTCGTTGTCGTGGGTCATGAACGGTTTTATCCGCGTTTTGGGTTCAGCGCCCAAATCGCCGAATGTTTGAAAAGCCCATTTTCAGGCCCATTTTCGATGGTTTTGACCCTAAAACAGGGCGTTTTTGACGATTTCTCCGGTTTTGTCATATACCCGGATGCATTTTGCCTCGACATCTGA